The Paenibacillus swuensis genome contains the following window.
CACAAGCTCCATATAATGAGTATACATTTATCCCCAAGTAGACTTTACCGCTTTTACATCGTAATGCACAGCCAACTGTATGATTAAATTTTTTATGGTCATAATTTCTTTTTATAATATCTCTTGCCATACTAATGAGTTCTTCATCCGATGATGTTATTTCTTCAAGTAACATAAGATTCTCCTATTCAAGTGCGAATTGTCAGAAATAATTTTTTTACCCTTCTAGAACACATCCACCGCCAACGGTGCCAACGATGTCGTTCCGAAATTATCGGGCAAGGGGACGGGTCGTGTTCAAAACTGGGCACAAATGCTGCTTCTACTAACTGTGCTCTTCCTATATGATGTCTCAATTATAATCGCTATCATCAATTTCACTTATGGCAAGTTCAAATTCAGCTTGGCTGGGTTGAACTGCCTTTTCTTTTTCAGGAAAGGCTTTATCGAATGCTTCAAGTTGGCTTTCATCGGTCTCCATACACTCACTAAAAAATATTGTTCCGCTTACGCTGTCAAATGCACCTTGATAAAGTGGTAACGCCATGATTCCTGTATAATAATTTCCATCGGGCATAGCAATGCCATATTTTTTGGACCCAATAAAACCATATGGTTTGTAATGGTAAGGGTACCCTCCAATGATGATAGCAGTATAGCCAAGTTTTTTGGCTTCTTCAATAGAATGTACGATCAATGCACGCCCTAATCCTTTGCGCTGTAACGCAGGAAGAATACTGACGGGACCAAAAGTTATTGTCTTGTGTTCGATTCCATGATTATTAATTACTTTGGAATGTGAGTAGAATATGCTCCCAGCAATCTTTCCATCAAGTTCTATAACAAAGGACAATTCCGGAATAAAATCGGCATGTCTCCTTAAATTGTGAATAATTAAATGCTCATTACAACCTGGACCGTATAAATTCCAAAACGCCTCTCGAGTAATTTCCTCCACAAGATGGTAATCTTCGGGGCGTTCATGCCTTATTACAATATTCATTTTTTATATCCTCCAAGACAAAATGATGTTCTAGCAAAGACAATACTCTTATCGAAACTACTTCAATTATAACAAAATGCGAAGGCATGAGCATAAATAGCCATTAACTTCAATTAACATCTTATGATTTTAGAGTATATCGTCAGTCCATAGTCACCTTTTATCTTGTCTCTTTATCTGATACATTTTCAATTGTTATACCTTCGAAGTGTGCTTTATCCTTATATTGCAAAAGGACTTCCTTGATATCATTAACGTTGTACAAGCTGCATTCAAAAGGTAATTCCAACCCTTCATAGTAAGTAACTATTGAAACTCTTATTGCTGGGATTAAATAATCACCCCAAACATAAAAGACAAAAAATCCCCCTCTATAATGCTTGTTTAAATATGTAATCAAAGAAATTTCAACATAACCAAGCACTTGCTCTAGTTCACTTATTAAAATACTTTCTTTTTTTATCAACTTGTTTAAATTTTGAATGGTGCAGAGGATTATAGTTAGCTTCAGCATTATATTGTTCTTTATCGTTAGAGAATAATAAGTTAGGTTTCTCTGATACCGCTATTATTTCATGGTAGGCTTTTATACCTTTACTCTTTAGAAATTCTATCATTTTATTGTCACTGCCTTCAGATTATGGATACACCTAGCTACATGCTTACCAAACAGATAGCCTTGTTCTAAAATCATTTTCGTCGGTTATATACTCAACATTCTCAAAGCCTTTATCAATGGCATTCAGATACAAGTCATCAAGTATCTTGTTGTCTTTACAATAAACTGTGACATATGAGGAATCGACTACTAATAGAACCAACTGGCATTGGCTTATTAAAAGGTAAGTACATCTTCAATGCTCTCACCTTTTGGAAATGCTTTAAAATTCGCAAAAATTATATAGTAATTGCTTGAGTTAAGAATTTCACTGAGATCTTGCCCCTTCATCCCATATATCTCACCTTGAAACAAGGGCTCACTTCCCCCAGTGTCCTGATATGCTTCTTCTCCTCCAATATACCAATCGAATTGACTTATGTTGAAAGGCAACAGTACATCTCCAAGATAGTTGCCCCACTCGTTCTGTATCTCTAATTGAATCCCTCTTTTCATTTATACTCTCCTTATGATCTGCCTGTATATCCACATTAACGCAATACTTCGTCAGATTTAAAATTCCTTATTCAGCTTCTAAACCATATCTTAAATTGTTTGGAATCATTATTTCATTTTTCCATTGCTCAAAAGAGTCATAAACAGTTGTTACTGGCCAAAAAGGATCT
Protein-coding sequences here:
- a CDS encoding GNAT family N-acetyltransferase, yielding MNIVIRHERPEDYHLVEEITREAFWNLYGPGCNEHLIIHNLRRHADFIPELSFVIELDGKIAGSIFYSHSKVINNHGIEHKTITFGPVSILPALQRKGLGRALIVHSIEEAKKLGYTAIIIGGYPYHYKPYGFIGSKKYGIAMPDGNYYTGIMALPLYQGAFDSVSGTIFFSECMETDESQLEAFDKAFPEKEKAVQPSQAEFELAISEIDDSDYN
- a CDS encoding DUF2691 family protein, translated to MVLLVVDSSYVTVYCKDNKILDDLYLNAIDKGFENVEYITDENDFRTRLSVW
- a CDS encoding DUF2691 family protein is translated as MKRGIQLEIQNEWGNYLGDVLLPFNISQFDWYIGGEEAYQDTGGSEPLFQGEIYGMKGQDLSEILNSSNYYIIFANFKAFPKGESIEDVLTF